A single genomic interval of Mycobacterium sp. DL592 harbors:
- the acpM gene encoding meromycolate extension acyl carrier protein AcpM: protein MAASQEEIIAGLAEIIEEVTGIEPSEVTPEKSFVDDLDIDSLSMVEIAVQTEDKYGVKIPDEDLAGLRTVGDVVNYIQKLEEENPEAAAALREKFAQ from the coding sequence GTGGCCGCCAGCCAGGAAGAAATCATTGCCGGTCTCGCCGAGATCATCGAAGAGGTCACCGGTATCGAGCCGTCCGAGGTGACCCCCGAGAAGTCCTTCGTCGACGACCTGGACATCGACTCGCTGTCGATGGTCGAAATCGCCGTTCAGACCGAGGACAAGTACGGCGTGAAGATCCCCGACGAGGATCTGGCCGGCCTTCGCACCGTCGGTGACGTCGTGAACTACATCCAGAAGCTCGAGGAAGAGAACCCCGAGGCTGCCGCTGCTCTGCGCGAGAAGTTCGCACAGTGA
- a CDS encoding ACP S-malonyltransferase — translation MIALLAPGQGSQTPGMLAPWLELPGSADQIATWSQISGLDLARLGTTASAEEITDTAVTQPLVVAATLLANAELVKRGTLTGGQERSDSGNGSGGQTVVAGHSVGEIAAYAIAGVISPDDAVKLAAVRGAEMAKACAVEPTGMSAVLGGDEAEVLARLEALDLIPANRNAAGQIVAAGAVAALEKLAEDPPAKARVRQLATAGAFHTHFMASALDGYAAAAADVVTSEPTTTLLSNADGQPVASAADAMDKLVAQLTRPVRWDLCTETLRQLAVQAIVEFPPAGALTGIAKRELRGVATRAVKTPADLDELTEL, via the coding sequence GTGATTGCTTTGCTCGCCCCCGGACAGGGATCACAGACCCCCGGCATGCTCGCGCCATGGCTCGAGTTGCCCGGTTCTGCCGATCAGATTGCGACCTGGTCGCAGATCAGTGGTCTGGATCTGGCCCGGCTCGGCACCACGGCGTCGGCTGAGGAGATCACCGACACCGCGGTCACCCAGCCGTTGGTCGTGGCGGCGACCCTGCTGGCCAACGCCGAACTGGTGAAGCGCGGGACGCTGACCGGCGGGCAGGAGCGCAGCGACTCGGGGAATGGCAGCGGCGGGCAGACCGTCGTGGCCGGTCACTCGGTCGGTGAGATCGCCGCGTACGCGATCGCGGGCGTCATCTCCCCCGACGACGCCGTCAAGCTGGCGGCCGTCCGCGGCGCCGAGATGGCCAAGGCCTGTGCGGTGGAGCCCACCGGCATGTCGGCCGTCCTGGGCGGCGACGAGGCCGAGGTGCTGGCCCGCCTGGAGGCGCTGGACCTCATCCCGGCCAACCGCAATGCCGCCGGGCAGATCGTGGCCGCCGGTGCCGTCGCGGCGCTGGAGAAGCTGGCCGAGGATCCCCCCGCCAAGGCCCGGGTGCGCCAGCTGGCCACCGCAGGCGCCTTCCACACCCACTTCATGGCCTCCGCGCTGGACGGTTACGCCGCCGCGGCCGCCGACGTGGTCACCTCCGAGCCCACCACCACGCTGCTGTCCAACGCCGACGGCCAGCCGGTCGCATCGGCGGCCGACGCCATGGACAAGCTCGTCGCACAGCTGACCCGCCCCGTGCGCTGGGACCTGTGCACCGAAACACTGCGCCAGCTCGCAGTGCAGGCGATCGTCGAGTTCCCGCCCGCGGGCGCCTTGACCGGTATCGCCAAACGAGAACTTCGGGGAGTTGCGACGCGCGCCGTCAAGACACCCGCAGACCTGGACGAATTGACCGAGCTCTAG
- a CDS encoding CdaR family transcriptional regulator codes for MPDNPRPDATPPLPLAVLANVPESTLRRLKQYSGRLATQAVHAMEERLPFFGELEASQRASVQLVVQAAVVNFVEWMRDPASQVGYTAQAFELVPQDLTRRIALAQTVDMVRVTMEFFEEVVPLLARSDEQLTALTIGILRYSRDLAFAAAASYADAAEARGSWDSRMEASVVDAIVRGDAGPELLSRSAALNWDTNAPATVVVGTPPPGREDLASEDIREIAARFDRGALADVHGTWLIAIISGPLSPTDKFFNQLLTAFSSGPVVIGPTAAMLTAAHYSATEAISGMNAVAGWSGAPRPVLARELLPERALLGDASAIAALHTEIMRPLADAGPALTDTLDAYLDSGGAIEACARKLFVHPNTVRYRLKRVADFTGRDPTLPRDAYVLRVAATVARLGYPPSPQTMANRSVAQLTPALVGINGMK; via the coding sequence ATGCCTGACAATCCCCGCCCGGATGCGACGCCGCCGCTGCCTTTGGCGGTTCTGGCCAACGTGCCCGAGTCGACCCTGCGCCGGCTCAAGCAGTACTCCGGGCGGCTGGCCACCCAGGCCGTGCACGCCATGGAGGAGCGGCTGCCGTTCTTCGGTGAGCTCGAGGCCTCGCAGCGCGCCAGCGTCCAGCTGGTGGTGCAGGCCGCGGTGGTGAACTTCGTCGAGTGGATGCGCGATCCGGCCAGCCAGGTCGGCTACACCGCGCAGGCCTTCGAGCTGGTCCCGCAGGACCTCACCCGCCGCATCGCGCTGGCCCAGACCGTCGACATGGTTCGGGTCACCATGGAATTCTTCGAAGAGGTGGTGCCGCTGCTGGCCCGCTCCGACGAGCAGCTCACCGCCCTGACCATCGGCATCCTGCGCTACAGCCGGGACCTCGCGTTCGCGGCCGCGGCCTCCTATGCCGACGCCGCGGAGGCGCGCGGCTCGTGGGACAGCCGGATGGAGGCCAGCGTGGTCGACGCCATCGTGCGCGGGGACGCCGGGCCGGAACTGTTATCCCGGTCGGCGGCACTGAACTGGGATACCAACGCCCCCGCGACGGTGGTCGTCGGCACCCCGCCGCCGGGGCGGGAGGACCTGGCCAGCGAGGACATCCGCGAGATCGCGGCCCGCTTCGATCGCGGAGCGCTGGCCGACGTGCACGGCACCTGGCTGATCGCGATCATCTCGGGGCCGTTGTCCCCGACCGACAAGTTCTTCAACCAGCTGCTGACGGCGTTCTCGAGCGGACCCGTGGTCATCGGCCCGACGGCGGCGATGCTGACGGCCGCCCATTACAGCGCCACCGAGGCGATCTCGGGGATGAACGCCGTCGCCGGCTGGAGCGGGGCGCCGCGGCCGGTGCTGGCCCGCGAACTGCTGCCCGAGCGGGCGCTACTCGGTGACGCCTCGGCGATCGCCGCGCTGCACACCGAGATCATGCGGCCACTGGCCGACGCCGGCCCGGCCCTCACCGACACGCTCGACGCCTACCTCGACAGCGGCGGTGCGATTGAAGCTTGCGCGCGGAAACTGTTCGTTCATCCAAATACTGTCCGGTACCGCCTAAAGCGGGTGGCCGATTTCACCGGCCGGGATCCCACGCTGCCGCGCGATGCGTACGTGCTGCGGGTCGCCGCCACGGTCGCGCGGCTCGGCTACCCGCCGTCGCCTCAGACCATGGCAAACAGATCTGTAGCCCAGCTCACACCGGCGCTGGTGGGCATCAACGGCATGAAGTGA